The Maridesulfovibrio ferrireducens DNA segment TTGCAACTTGAATGGTGGAAATAACGAATACCGGTGAAAGGGTGTTAGGGAGAATATGTCTCCACATAATACGCCTTTTTGAAAGGCCTATGACTTTAGCTGCTTCAACGTATTCTTTTTTCTTTTCAGCCAGCACGGAAGCACGGACTGTGCGTGCATACTGAGGCCATTCCGCAAATCCGATGATCAGAATAAGGAGCGGCACAGCAATTTCTTCATATTTTGCCAAACCGAAGGCTGCCTGAAAGATTGCAGAAATAAAGATCGCTACCATGTAAGTAGAGAATGATAGCTGGACATCTGCAATACGCATTAAGATTGATTCTGTTTTCTTGCCCATGAATCCGGCAACCAGGCCGACCAGAATTCCTAGAAAAGCCTGAAGTGCAACCGCTCCGAAACCGATGATCAGAGACACCCGCATGCCGTAAAGCATGGTGGAGAATAAATCTCTTCCCTGTCCGTCAGTACCAAGCAGGAAATCCGCATGTCCCCCGGCAAGCCATGAAGGAGGAATTTCCGCATCCATAATATTTATGTTTACGGAATCATATGGGTTGAAAGGAGCAATAAGCGGTGCCGCAAAACCTAAAATTAAACACACGACCAAAATACAGAAGCTTGTAAGAGCAACGGGGTCGCGCAGGAAGTCATGCAGAAAATATGATTCTTTGAATCTCTGCCAGCGAGTTCTGGTTATCATTTTTGCCCCGTAATTCTGACTTGTGGGTTGACCAGTCCGTAAATGACGTCAACCAGAGTGTTAACAATAACAAATATAAATCCGACAACTACCAGATAGGCTACCATAAGGGGAGCATCGCCGCGTTCTACAGCTTCAATGAACATGAAGCCCATGCCCTGCCACTGGAAAACTGTTTCAGTCAGGATGGTGAATGCGATCATGGTTCCAAGCTGTACGCCGCCGACGGTGATAACCGGAAGCAGTGTGTTCTTAAAAGCGTGAACAATCCATACCCGGCGCGGAGTAAGTCCTTTCGCCCATGCGTATTTGATGTAGTCGTTCTCAAGAACTTCCATCATCTCAGAGCGGATAAGACGAATAAACAGGGGCAGCATAATTGAGGATAAGGCAATTGATGGCATAATCAAATGCTTGAGGCCGTCCAGTGTCAGGAGACCTGTCCGCCAACCGCCAAGATTTATTGTCTCACCTCGTCCGTACGAGGGTAGCCAGTGTAGTTCAACCGAAAAAATGTAAATCATCAAAATGGCGGTCAGGAATACAGGGATAGAGACCCCTAGAGTCGAACCTCCCATGATAATTCGCGAGAGTATAGATCTCGGCTTGATGGCTGAATAGATACCAAGAGGTATAGAAAAAAGTACAATTATTATAGCAGAACAGAAAACCAGCTCCAGCGTAGCCGGAGCTTTGCTGAGGATGACTTCAAGTGCAGATTTTTTATAGAAAAAAGATCTGCCTATGTCTCCATGAGCAGCCCCTTTGATAAATCTGCCGAACTGAACCATAAATGGATCATTAAGTCCGAGTTCATCTCTGATTTTGGTACGTTCTTCTACGGAAACTGATATTCCGGTAATTTCCCTGATCGGATCACCGAAGCTCTGCTTGATGGCAAAGCCGATAAAGCCGATAACCAGCATAACTATTATCGCCTGTGCGATTCTTCTGACTATAAAAGCAAACATAGGCACTTCATTTCAAAGGGGAGCTCCTTTACGGGGCTCCCCTCTGTTTTTTGTATTAGGTTGTGAGTACGGCTACTTGATAACAAGGTCACCGAAGTAAGGGAAGTTCTGAACATTTACGATTGCTTCAGTATTCATGTTGTTCTTGCTGGCCCATGAAAGGTTCTGCCAGTGTAAAGGAACGAATGCTGCGTCGTCATAAAGTGCTTTTTCAATTTTCTGAAGAAGAGCGCTACGTTTTGCAGTGTCTGTTTCAGTCTGAGTCTGGATGGTCATAGCGTCAACTTCTGGGTTGCAGTAGTTACCGCTGTTGTACTGACCGTATCCTGTTTCCTTGTTAGGACACATAAGAAGGAATTCTGTGTAGTTAGCAGAATCTTCTGTGTCAGGATGCCAGCCGATCATTTCGATGTCAGCAACCTGAGCATCAAACTGGTCCCAGTATTGTGCTTTAGGCATAGTTTTGAGACTTACTTTGATTCCGATTTTTCCGAGCATAGAAACGAAAGCTTCCGCAATCTTTTCATCGTTAACGTAGCGGTTATTAGGTGCGATCATTGTGCATTCAAAACCGTCAGCGTATCCAGCTTCTTTCATGAGCTGTTTTGCTTTTTCAAGGTCATAACGAGGAGTAAGTTCTGCATTGTAGCTTGCGAATTCTTTTGGACCCTGCTGAGATGCAACAGTTGCGAATCCTTTCATGACTTTTTCTACGATACCGGAGTTATCGGTTGCGTAGACGATAGCCTGACGAACTTTAAGGTTCTTGAAAGGCTCGAAGCGTTTCTGGTTGAGCTGGAAGGTGATGATACGTGAACCGGACATGGTCACGAGGTCAAGACTTTCAGTGCTGCCGATACGTTCAAGGTCCTGAGGAGGAACAGGCATGATGAAATCAACATCGCCGGAGAGAAGTGCAGCTACACGTGTAGCATCATTTTTGATCGGAGTAAGGATGATGGTTTCAACATTACCGCTGTTTTTGTCCCAGTACTGAGGGAAAGCTTTGAAAATAGTGCGGACACCCTGTTCACGTTCAGCAACGATGTATTTACCGGTGCCGGACTCGTTGGAGTTAGCAAAGGAAGGACCGGTTTTTATGATTGCAGCTTTATCTTTTCCGCTTTCGTCTTTACCAGAATAGAATTTTTTATCCATGGGGAAGATGTAAGTAGCCATATTAAGGAGCAACCCGTAAGGCTTCTTAGTGTTGATGTCTACAGTGTAGTCGTCAACAGCGACAGCCTGACCGAAAGGTTCAAATAGTCCTTTGAAGTCAGGGCTGGATTTGATGCGGTCAAGTGTCCATACAACATCTTCAGCTGTAAGGGGGTTGCCACTGTGAAATTTAACGTCTTTACGAAGATGGAAACGCATTGTGGTAGCGTTGACCTGTTCCCATGATTCAGCAAGGCGTGGTTCAAATGAACCGTCTTTTGCCCAGCGAACGAGAGGGTCGAAAACCATGTGAGCGTACTGCATCATTCCACCGGAAAGCTGAACCTGAGGGTCAAGAGATACCGGGTCGGCATCCATGGCAAGTTTCAGGGTTTTACCGACGGTTGCGCTTTCAGCTGTTTCCTGTTTAGCTGTAGCTTCTTCCTTTTTATCTGAGCTACAGCCGATCAGGCCGAGAGCCAGAATGGCGACAAGCGCCAGAAATACTAATGAACGTTTCATCCTCACACTCCTTGAAAGGGTAAAATCTGTAATAAAAACAGGTATCCTTTTTACGAACGATGCTCGAAAAAAGGTCACATCGAAACAGTAAGATAATGGAGAAAACAATTCAACTATACGGCTTCCCCTTGCCGTATGTATCCCGTAGTATTACACTTGAATCAGTTTTTTCTCAAATCTTTAACATCTTGAAATCACTTATGAAAAATAATTTATTCTTTAATTCCAATAAATCTCTTAAAAAATGTCAATGTTTGTTGCACGTTGATGCTAAGAATAAGGCTTCAATTTTAGCTATATGTGTCTTGCTTCTTTTCGGTTTAGGAGGGTGCGCGTATATTAATCCGTTTGCGTCTTCTGTCCCGGAGTATGATCTTGACGGTATGCATGATTTGTCGCTGATCATGATGCCGGGGGACTCAGTCATTTTTGAAATGAGGAATCCCGGTTCTGGTGGATATCAGTTTGACGGAATTACGTTTGACCCTAAGTTGGTCAATCTTGAAAAATTTCAGATTTTAAAACCTGAATCAGGCATGGTGGGAGATTTCGGCCGCTGGCGGTTTGAATTTAAGCTTCTGGCAATAGGGGAAGTCCCAATCATTATTAATATTAAAAGGGCAAATGACAGCCAGCGCGATGCGTATAAAATAATCAGTTTAAATATTACAAAAGACGGTGAACCATTTTTTGAATGGTAGGTAATTAATTTATCTAAATAAAAAAGGGCTGCATTTCATGTTATGAAATGCAGCCCTTTTTTATTTAGTATTATGGGGGAGTTATTCGAATCTTTGATCTGTTTTGATCAGTGAATAGTCCAGCAGAGTTGTTCCGGGACAAACTGCTGCAATGATTTTGGTCGGGCTGATGTAAAGATCGGTCCAGTTAAAAGTCATTTTTATTTTATTGTTACCAAGTTCTTCGTAACTGCTGAGACATGGTCTGGCATTTTTCTCTTTAAATCCTTTTTTGGACTTGTGCGAGATTATGTATTCTTCAGATTCCATAAATTCACGCCATTTTGCCACGCGCTGAGCTGTTTCTTCATTGTCACCATTGAAAGACAGTAGAAAGTCTTCAATTTGCGGTTGGCTTTGTTTATGGGCAAGAGAAAGCTTGTCAGCTTTGATCATTACAATGCCGATGGGCATTTGTTTGTTCAGTTTTTCAACCACTTCTTCATCAGTAAGTTCAGTGCGGAACATTACATTCATCCACTCAGCCTGGCTTTCTACGGCTACAGGCAAGGCCCGTCCGAAAGAAATACGAGGCATAGGATGAAAGCCTTGAGAAAAGGTCAGCGGAAGCTTGGCCCTGCGTATGGCCCGTTCAAAAACTGGTTGCAAATCAAGTTGGCTTAAATAGGCTGTCGTTCCGGTTTTTGTGTACCAGATGCGAAAGTGACTGCCTTTTAAACCCATGTTCGGTTTTTCTTTTTGAACAAAGGGCTGAACATCCTTATTTGCCTGATCTCTTTGAGTGAAAACCATTTTCGGGCGGATATCTTTTTCTGCGGCCTGAACTTTTAATAGAGATTTACGCCCGTCAAATTCACAAACA contains these protein-coding regions:
- a CDS encoding ABC transporter permease, whose translation is MITRTRWQRFKESYFLHDFLRDPVALTSFCILVVCLILGFAAPLIAPFNPYDSVNINIMDAEIPPSWLAGGHADFLLGTDGQGRDLFSTMLYGMRVSLIIGFGAVALQAFLGILVGLVAGFMGKKTESILMRIADVQLSFSTYMVAIFISAIFQAAFGLAKYEEIAVPLLILIIGFAEWPQYARTVRASVLAEKKKEYVEAAKVIGLSKRRIMWRHILPNTLSPVFVISTIQVANAIMSEAALSFVGLGMPVTQPSLGSLINVGFEYIFSGSWWITMFPGITLVVLILVINLLGDWLRDFLNPKLYKG
- a CDS encoding ABC transporter permease, which gives rise to MFAFIVRRIAQAIIVMLVIGFIGFAIKQSFGDPIREITGISVSVEERTKIRDELGLNDPFMVQFGRFIKGAAHGDIGRSFFYKKSALEVILSKAPATLELVFCSAIIIVLFSIPLGIYSAIKPRSILSRIIMGGSTLGVSIPVFLTAILMIYIFSVELHWLPSYGRGETINLGGWRTGLLTLDGLKHLIMPSIALSSIMLPLFIRLIRSEMMEVLENDYIKYAWAKGLTPRRVWIVHAFKNTLLPVITVGGVQLGTMIAFTILTETVFQWQGMGFMFIEAVERGDAPLMVAYLVVVGFIFVIVNTLVDVIYGLVNPQVRITGQK
- a CDS encoding ABC transporter substrate-binding protein, with amino-acid sequence MKRSLVFLALVAILALGLIGCSSDKKEEATAKQETAESATVGKTLKLAMDADPVSLDPQVQLSGGMMQYAHMVFDPLVRWAKDGSFEPRLAESWEQVNATTMRFHLRKDVKFHSGNPLTAEDVVWTLDRIKSSPDFKGLFEPFGQAVAVDDYTVDINTKKPYGLLLNMATYIFPMDKKFYSGKDESGKDKAAIIKTGPSFANSNESGTGKYIVAEREQGVRTIFKAFPQYWDKNSGNVETIILTPIKNDATRVAALLSGDVDFIMPVPPQDLERIGSTESLDLVTMSGSRIITFQLNQKRFEPFKNLKVRQAIVYATDNSGIVEKVMKGFATVASQQGPKEFASYNAELTPRYDLEKAKQLMKEAGYADGFECTMIAPNNRYVNDEKIAEAFVSMLGKIGIKVSLKTMPKAQYWDQFDAQVADIEMIGWHPDTEDSANYTEFLLMCPNKETGYGQYNSGNYCNPEVDAMTIQTQTETDTAKRSALLQKIEKALYDDAAFVPLHWQNLSWASKNNMNTEAIVNVQNFPYFGDLVIK